CGGCTACGAAGACGAAACCCTCGACCTTGGCGAAGAGGACGAAGAGGAAGCGGATTATCCGCCCGCTGCGCCTTTCGAGCTGACCGGCATGCAGGCCGGTGACGGCTATGGCGACGAATATGACGACGATGTCGACGGTATCGTCGATCCGCTCGCAGGTCTGCGCGGGGCTGACGAAGCTTCGGGCTTTGGCGCGGCAGCGGCCGCTCCGGCAACCCCTGCGGCGGAAGCCGAGGACGACACGCTCGATCTCGACGATGGCTACGCGCCCTATAGCGACGCGGCGGATGAACCCGAAGGGCCTGCGCAGGACGATCTGCTTGCCAGTGCCGACCGTCTTGCCGCCGAAGACCGTCCGGTCGAAGCGCGTCTGGGCGGCGGACGTCGCCGTTCGCTGCTCGGCGGTGCTGAAGGTGATGATGGCGGGGCAAGCGGCGAGGGCAGCACGCTGTTCGAACGCATGGCCAACCTGTCGCGCAGCACCGCGCGCGACGACGATGACGATGATGACGGCGATGATAGTGGCCCGGCGCTCAGTATTCCGCGCTTCCTTGGCCGCCAGAACAACCAGTAACAACGCGCCCGCGCTGCTATCCGGCGCGCGGGCGGTGCTGTTTGCCGCAGCGTCAGGGACAGCCTCTGGCGGGTATCGGCAGGGCCGTTAGATCACGCATGATGGTGTCGCGCTTTTCCTTGTCCTGTGTGCTCGCGTTGAGCGCCGTGCTGCTTCCTGCGGGGGCGGCGAGGGCGCAAGACGTGGTTGCGCAGCCTGTCGTGCAGGCGCTCCCTTCGCCCGAAGTCCAGCGCCTGAACCGCGCTCTGGTTTCGCTGGCAAAGGCTCCGCGTGATCGCGACACGCTGATCGAGGCGGGGCAGGCGGCGCTCGGGGTTGAAGATCTGGAAGCGGCGATCGGCTTTTTCGGACGCGCGGCGGAGGTTGATCCGGGCCACCCCGGCGTCGCCATGGGCCTCGGCTCGGTCTATCTGCGCGCGGGCCGCGCGGGCGAAGCGCTGCTGCAATTCGATCGCGCGCTGGCAGGCGGGGCCGACGAGTGGGCGGTGCAGACCGACCGGGCGTTGACGCTCGATCTGGTCGGAGAGGGAGGCGCGGCACAGACGGCTTACCTGCGCGCGCTCCAGCTTGATCCAGCCAATGACGAGGCGCGCCGCCGCCTCGCGGTAAGCTATGCCATCGCCGGTAACAGCGCCCGGTTTGAAGAGACGCTGCGCCCGCTGCTCGACAAGCGCGACATGGCCGCGCACCGCGCACGCGCCTTCGGCCTTGCGATCCTTGGCGAGAGCGATCGTGCCACCGCGATTGTCGAACAGGTCATGCCGCGCGACCTCGCCACCCGGCTGGTGCCTTATCTCGGCTATATGCCGCGCCTGACCAAGCCGCAGCAGGCGGCGGCGGCCAATCTCGGGATTTTCCCGCGCGCGGCGGATATCGGGCGGGATGATCCGCGCCTCGCCCGCTTTGCTGCCGAGGAGCGTGCGGACAGCCGCCTCGCGCCAGCAGGTCCGCCGCTGGGTGCGCGTCCTGCACCTGCGCCCACGCCGGCCCCCAAAACGACGGTTTATGCCGAGCCGCTGCCGGCCTCGACCATCGGTTCCGCCCCAGCGCAGGCTCGGGTGGCGACGGTCATGCCGGTTGCGGTGAGCACTGCGCCCGCCTCGTCGGCACCGGCTCCTTCGCAGCCCCAACTGCGCGTGGCCGATGCCTTCGCCGATCTTGGCGCGCCGCTGCCTGATGCGCGGGTCAGCGGGGATGCTGTCGACCTGTCGCGAATCACCGTCAAGCGCGAGGCTCCGCCGCCGCCGGTGGTCGCCAAGCCCGCCGAAAAGCCCAAGCCCAAGGAGCCGCCCAAGCCGGTCCACCCCAGCCGCGTCTGGGTGCAGGTGGCAACCGGCAGGAAGATCGATGCGCTCGCCTTCGACTGGAAGCGCATTGCCAAGGAAGGGGGCAAGTCGCTCTCCGCCCTGAAGCCGCACACCGCGCGCTGGGGGCAGACCAACCGGCTGGTTGTGGGCCCCGTCGCCAGCCGCGACAAGGCCGAGGCGCTGGTCCGCGATTTGAAGAAGCAGGGCCTCGACGTGTTCCTGTGGTTGAGCGACGAAGGTGAGGCAGTTCAACCGCTTAAGTGATGCAAGTCGCCCGTCCACGGGTTTCTTTGCACAGGCTTTGCACAGGTCTATCCGGTTCTCCCCAGCCACTCCATCTTGTGTGATTGCCAAGCGGCCCGCTTCGCGTCCATCCCTGCTCGCGATGCTACGCAAACCCCTTCAGCCTGCGAAAGCCCGGCCATGAGAGCGCAAGAAATGGACTATTCCGCCGAGGACGAAGCCGCCCCCGTCGATATGCTCGCCAGCCTGTTCGCGGCGCGCGGATGGCCGTGCGACATGGTTTCCGACGACGAAATGACCGGCGAAGTGCAGGGCAGCTGGGCCAATTACCAGCTCCGCGCGATCTGGCGGGCGGAAGACGGCGTGCTGCAATTCCTGTGCCTGCCCGACATCCGCGTCACCGAAGACAAGCGCGCCGCCGCCTATGAGCTGCTGTGCCTCGTCAACGAACAGATGTGGCTCGGCCATTTCGATATCTGGTCGAACGGCGATGTGCTGCTGTACCGCCACGGCGCGCTTCTGGGCGATCACGGACGGCTGAGCATCGACATGGCGCAGGCGCTGGTCGAGAGCGCGATTGACGAATGCGACCGCTTCTACCCCGCCTTCCAGTTCGTGCTGTGGGGCGACAAGAGCCCGCGCGCGGCGCTGGACGCGGCGATGGTCGACGCGGCGGGCGAGGCCTGAGCGCCCGCGCCGCGCCATGACCAGCCACCTCCTCATCATCGGTTGCGGCAATATGGGCGGCGCGATGCTGGCCGGATGGCTGGCCGCGGGGGAGAGCCCTTCGCGCTTTTCCGTCCTTGATCCCGCTCTGCCCGAAGCGCCTGAAGGTGTGGCGCTCTATCGCAGTGCGGATGATGCCGCAGCGGCAGGGCATGATGCGGTGCTGCTCGGTTTCAAGCCGCAGCAATTGGGCGCGCTTGGCCCGGGTTTGCAGGGCCTTACGGGCGCGGGTGTCACGGTGTGCTCGTTGCTCGCCGGGATCACGCTGGCGCAGCTTGGCGCGGCCTTCCCGCAGGCTGGCGCGCATGTGCGGGTGATGCCCAATCTGGCCGCGCGCATCAACAAATCGCCGGTGATCCTGGCCGAGGCCGGACTGGACGCGAGCGGGCGCGATGCCGTGTTCGCATTGTTCGACGCGCTTGGCAGCGCGGTGTGGCTGGACGACGAGGCGCAGTTCGATCTCGTCACTGCTCTCGCCGGTTCGGGGCCGGGCTTTGTCTATCGCTTTATCGATGCGCTGGCGGGCGCGGCGGTCGATCTCGGGCTGGACGAGGCGACCGCATCCAGCCTCGCGCTCGCCACGGTCGAGGGCGCGGCTGCGCTGGCGGCGGCATCCGATGTCGGTCCCGCCACGCTCGCCGACCGCGTTGCCAGCCCCGGCGGCATGACCCGCGAAGGGCTCAACGTGCTCGATGCCGATGCGGCCTTGCGCCGCTTGCTGGCCGCAACTTTGCGTGCCACGCGGGACAAAGGCGCTTCGCTTTCCAAGGCAGGTTAAGATTAACAGGCGTTAAGCTGAACGGATTGCGCGCTTTGCAATCCGGTTTCGCTTGAAATGCCGTAACGAAAGCCCGATATTGCATCCATTGAGAGCGTGGGCATTTCCGCGCTCCGACAAGGAAAGGCTAAGGGTTTCGCAATGGCTGACTGGAATGACTCTTCGCGCAACGCGCAGCGGTTTGGCTCCGTGCCCCGCGCCGGAGGCGATGTTGCCGGCCGCGTGAACTTTGACGAGGGCCTGCGTTCGCACATGCTCTCGATCTACAATTACATGACCTCGGGCATCCTGCTGACCGGGATCGTCGCGCTGCTCGCCTATAACACCGGCGTTGCAGAAACGATCTTCACCGGCGGTATCCTGCGCTGGATCGTTGCGCTTTCGCCGATGGCCATCGTCTTCGCGATGAGCCTTGGCGCCAACCGCTTCAGCACGGGTACGCTCCAGTTGATGTTCTGGGGCTTTGCGACGCTGATGGGCCTGTCGCTGTCCTCGGTGTTCCTCGTGTACACCGGCGGTTCGATCGCCACCACGTTCTTCGCCACCTCGGCGGCCTTTGCCGGTCTGTCGCTGTACGGCTACACCACCAAGAAGAGCCTGTCCGGCATGGGCAGCTTCCTGATCATGGGCGTCATCGGCCTGATCGTGGCGATGGTCATCAACCTGTTCCTGCAGTCGCCTGCGTTCCACTACGCGATCAGCTTCATCGGCGTTCTGATCTTCGCCGGCCTGACCGCCTATGATACGCAGCGCCTGAAGAACGAGTACGAGTACCTGCGCGGCTCCGAGTTCGCCGGCAAGGCTGTCGTGCTGGGCGCGCTGACGCTGTATCTGGACTTCATCAACATGTTCCAGTTCCTGCTCAGCTTCCTCGGCAACCGCGAGTAAGCATTCACACTTAACCTGCGCGGCAGCAGCGTAAGCACTTCGCCGCAATGGTGTTGAAATCTCGGATGCCCGGAACCTTTCCCTAGGTTCCGGGCATTTGCTTTGTTAGCGGGCGCAGCTATCGCAGCGCTTCAGGCTGGAGCAAGCCGGGGGCGCGCATCCTTGCCCCGAAGCGGCAATCACAGACCGCAGCAGGAGAGAGTACCCCCCATGAGTGCGGCCCCGCAGACGCCTTCCGACCCGATCCGTACCACCACACGCACCCCCTTCGGGCTCGCCATCACCACGCTGGCAGTGGGCGGAGCCATGCTGGCCGCTTGCGCCACACCGCCGCCGCCGCCCCCTCCGCCTCCCCCGCCGCCCACTCCGCCGGTCGTCGTGCAAGAGGCCGTTCCCTATCGTCCGCTGCCCCCGGGCGGCGCGCATTACGTGATGAACCTGCCCAGCCGCGGCCCCGACGGGCGCCGCATCACGGTCAATTCCAATCTGTCGAACGACCAGCTGGTCTGGAACCTGCGTTCGGCATGGAACGTCGCGGCGCTCAATTGCCTGGCGCCCGAGTATCAGCCGATCCTCGATGGCTATCGCGCCTTCCTGACCACCAACGTGAAGACGCTCAAGGCGGTCAATGACCGGATCGAGAAGACCTACACCAGCCGTTTCCGGGTAAAGCGCGATGCGATTGTGGCGCGTGATGCCTACACCACGCAGGTCTACAACTTCTTCGCCGAACCTGCCGCGCGCGCCGGGTTCTGCCGCGCAGCGCTCGACATGGCGAACAACGCGGCTGTCGCGCCGCCGAGCGATCCGCTCGTCTTCGCGCGCGCCAGCTTTGACGGACTGCTGCTGCCGTTCGAACAGTTCTTCGACGAATACGAGGCCTACCAGCGCGCTTCGTCGGAGTGGGACGCGCAATGGGGCACACTCTACGGCGCCTCGCAGCCCGGCTGGGTGGCGGTGCAACAGGCGCGGGCCGGGACGATGACCGATCCGGCCGCGGGCTTGGTGCAGACCGTGATCGACCCGGTGACCGGCCTTCCGGTGCCGGTGATTCCGGTCAATGAAGGCGTCACCTCGCAGCCGGTGGTCCAGCCCATCGGCCCGCGGATTGGCGGCGCATCGGGCCAGTAGAGCGGGTCCGGCAGAGGGCAAATCTTGCGTTGCAAGGCCATTTGCTTCCCGCTAAATCGCGCTCGCTTGCCAAGGCCCCTACAGGGCGCGGTGGGCGCGAAAACCTGGAACGGGGCCGTAGCTCAGATGGGAGAGCGCGTCGTTCGCAATGACGAGGTCAGGGGTTCGATCCCCCTCGGCTCCACCAGTTTCGGGTGACACGTGCCTGTCCGGGGGACAGGCGCGGCCCCGAAACTCCCAAGCGCAAGCGCGGGAGGAACTGGGCACCGGGTTCTTTTTTTCGCCCTCAGACGCCGGGCGCGGGCCGTCCGGCCCGCTTGGCTTTCCTCGCATAAGCTCGGGCGCGCGGTCGCGCCTGCGGCCCTTTGGGCCGAGGAACAACCTGCCATCTGTCACTGTAACGGCGCGCAGCGCCGCAAGGCCGACCGGCCGCCCGCAGCGACGCGCCCGAAGGGCGTGAGAGCGAGGATTGCGCTCGCGGAGGCGAGCGCCTAACAACAAAAGGCGTTTCGGTAACGGGAATGCGGTTTGATTCCGCAGCTGTCCCTGCAACTGTAAGCGGTGAGTATGCGGTGCGCGCCCTGAAAAGGGCAGCCACTGGAGCGGCGACGCTCTGGGAAGGTGAGCACCGGATGCGTTGATCCGTGAGCCAGGAGACCGACCGGGGCGTGTCGCTCTTTGCTTGGCTCAGGGATTGGCCAAGCGCGGAAACTGACTTTCGTTGTGAGCGACATCGCTAGGCTGTGGGGGAGGCTCCCTCGCGGCCACCATGTTGCTGATGACGGGAGGAATCCGTGAGAAATTTGAAATTGTTGTGCAGCGTCGCTGGGGCGGCGCTGGTTTGGGCTGTGCCGGTTTTGGGGCAGGACGCCGATACTGGCGGCGAACAGATCATTTTTGCCGATACGCGTCTGCCCGAACCCATTCTGGTATCCGCCAGCCGTGACGGATCGTTATCGCGCGAGGATTTCACCGGCTCAGCGCTGGTGATCACCGCCGAACAGCTCGAAAACCGCCAGACCCGTGACATCGCCGACATCCTGCGCGATGTGCCGGGCGTCGCCGTCGCTGGCATCGCAGGGCAGACCCAGATCCGCCTGCGCGGGTCGGAAGCCAATCATGTGCTGGTGCTGGTCGACGGGATCGAGGTTTCCGATCCCTTCGCGGGCGAATTCGACATCGGCACGCTTCAGGCCGAACCCGGCGCGCGGGTGGAAGTGCTGCGGGGGCCGCAATCGGCGCTCTACGGTCCGGACGCGATCGGCGGCGTGGTCGCTTATGAAAGCGCGAGCGGTCGCAGCCGACCGGGCTTTGCCGCGCGGATCGAAGGTGGCACCGACAACACCATCAACGGCGCGCTGCGTTACGGCGCGAGCGGTGACAGCTGGGTCGCGGCGCTCTCTGCCGTCGTCGTCAGCACCGATGGCCAGCCCAATGCGCGGGGCGGCTCGCGCGACATTGGCCGCGACAGCTACACGCTGGCGGGCAAGGGCAGCGTCGAGCTGACCGAGACTCTCGCCCTGCGCGCCGCCGCCCGCTTCATCCGCACCGAGGGCCAGACCAACGACAGCAATTTCGACCGCACTAGCCCCACCTTCGGCTTCATCATCGACAGCCCCGGCGTGACGTTCACCAACGAGGCGGTTTACGCCCTTGTTGGTGCGCGGGCCGAGGTGCTGGACGGGCGCTGGACGCATGATCTGTCCGCTCAGGTCGCCGAGGTGGACCGGCAAACGGATAGCCCCTTCGGCCTCACCTCGGCCAGCGAAGGCGACCGCGTCAAAGCGTCTTACGTCACCGCGTTCAAGCTGGCGGATGAACACAACCTCACCTTTGCAGCCGATTGGGAGCGTGAAAGCTTCCGCAATGCGCTGGCGGCAAGCGGCGGGTTCACCGGCAGGCGTGCGATCGAGCAGACCGGCTTCGTGGGCGAATATCGCTACAGCGGAGATGCCTTCGACCTCTCCGCCGCAATCCGCCACGACATCAACGACCGCTTCCGCGATGCGACCACCTTCCGCGTGGGCGCAGGGTATCGCATCACCGACACCACCCGCCTGCGCGCGGCGGCGGGATCGGGCGTCAAAAACCCCGGCTTCTTCGAACTGTTCGGTTTCGTCGATGGCCGCTTCATCGGCAATGAGGCGCTGCGGCCGGAAAAATCCACCGGTTGGGAAGTGGGCTTCGATCAGGACATCGGTGATGCCGCCCGCGTCGCGGTGACCTATTTCGACAGCGAGCTGGAAGGCGAGATCTTCACGACCTTCCCGGCCCCCACCTTCATCGCCACGCCGGCCAACCGCACTACGGTGAGCCAGCAGCGGGGTGTCGAAGTGTCGGTGGGCGCCCGCCTCGCCGAGCAGTGGAGCCTCGATGCGGCCTATTCCTACCTTGATGCCGAGGAGAACGGGATCGAGGAAGTGCGCCGCCCCGAACATATCGCCAGCGCGGCGCTGACATGGACCGCACCGGGCGATGCTGCCTCGGCCACGCTGGTGGTGCGCCATAATGGCGCGACGCCCGATGTGGCCTTCACTGATCCCAGCTTCCGTCCGGTGCGGGTGCAGCTTGACGATTACACCCTCGTCAACCTCAACGCGCGCGTGAAGCTGACCGACAGCGTCAGCGGCTTCGCCCGCGTCGAGAACCTGCTGGACGAGCGGTACGAGCAGGTGTTCAGCTTCGTCTCACCGGGGCGGTCTGCGGTGATCGGCGTGGAGGCGCGTTTTTGAGTTCCGCACGCCATCCGGCGTGCGAAATCCTCGCTCACGCGACCTGACGGTCGCATCGCTGCGGGCGGCCAGTCGGCCTTGCGGACCTTTGGTCCGGAGGTGCGGTCGCCCAAAGCCCTCGCATTTGCAGCAAGAAATGCGTAGGGGGCTCCCATGCATTTTCTCGACCAAGCCAAGATCTATGTGAAGTCCGGCGGGGGTGGCCCCGGGGCCGTCTCGTTCCGGCGTGAGATGTACGTCGAATACGGCGGCCCTGACGGTGGCAATGGGGGGAACGGCGGCGACATCGTGTTCGAAGCCGTCGCTGGCCTCAACACCCTGATCGACTTCCGCTATTCGCAGCACTTCAAGGCGCCGCGCGGACAGCACGGCATGGGCAAGGACCGCACCGGTGCCTCGGCCAAGCCGCTGGTCATCAAGGTGCCGGTCGGCACGCAGATCCTTTCCGAAGACAAGGAAGAGGTGCTCGCCGACTTCACGCAGGTCGGCCAGCGCGTCACCTTCCTTGAAGGCGGGTTGGGCGGGCGCGGCAACGCCAGCTACAAAACCTCGACCAACCGCGCCCCGCGCCAGCATCAGGACGGGATTCCCGGTCAGGAAGCGTGGGTGTGGCTGCGGCTCAAGCTGCTCGCGGATGTGGGCCTTGTTGGCCTGCCCAATGCGGGCAAATCGACCTTCATCAACGCGGTCAGCAATGCGCAGGCCAAGGTGGGCGATTATGCCTTCACCACGCTGGTGCCGAAGCTGGGCGTGGTGCGCCACAAGGGCCGCGAATTCGTGCTCGCCGACATTCCGGGCCTGATCGAGGGCGCGGCGGAAGGCGCCGGGATCGGTGACCGCTTCCTCGGCCATATCGAACGCTGCCGGGTGCTGATCCACCTCATCGACATCACCGGAACCGAGGATGCCGACCCCGCCGAAGCCATGCGCATCGTCGAGGAAGAGCTGGCGGCCTACGGCGCGGGCCTTGAGGACAAGGCGCGGCTGGTGGTGCTCAACAAGCTCGATCTGGCGGATGCCGAACTGGTCGAGGTGTTCAGCAAGGAATTGCTGGAAGCAGGCGCGGACGAAGTCTTCGCGGTTTCGGGTGTGACAGGCGCGGGCATTCCCGAACTGCTCGACGCGGTGCTCGGCTACTTGCCGGACCGTACCTCGACCGAGACCAAGACGGTCGAGGTCGAGCATGAGGAAGACGCCAGCGATTGGTCGCCCCTGTAGCCGACGATGCTGACACGCCTGGCTGACATCACCACCGCGCGGCGGATTGTGGTCAAGATCGGCTCGGCGCTGCTGGTCGGCGGCGGGGAGGCGCGGGTCGCGTGGCTTTCCAGTCTGGCGCAGGATCTCGCTGCCATACGCCGCGAAGGGCCGCAGGTGATCGTGGTGAGTTCCGGCGCGATTGCGCTGGGCGCGGCGCGGCTGGGGTTGGCGAAAGGCGGGCGCGGGAGCCTTGCCGATGCACAGGCGGCGGCGGCGGTCGGCCAGATTGCGCTCGCCGATCTGTGGTCGCGGGCGCTCGGCGCCGAAGGCATCACGGCGGCGCAGATGCTGCTGACACTCGGCGATCTCGAGGACCGGCGGCGCTATCTCAACGCCTCGGCCACGCTTGACCGTCTGCTGGAGGCGGGCGTTATTCCTGTCATCAACGAGAACGATTCCGTTGCGACCGAGGAAATCCGCTTCGGCGACAATGATCGCCTCGCCGCGCGGGTGGCGCAGGCGGCGAACGCCGATCTGGTGTTGCTACTTTCGGACGTCGACGGGCTGTATGACCGCGACCCGCGCGAAGATGGCGCGGCGCTGATCCCGGTGGTTGACGCCGTGACGCCAGAGGTGATGGCGATGGCGAGCGGGGCTTCGTCCTCGGGCCTCGGCTCGGGCGGGATGATTTCCAAGCTGCAAGCCGCACAGATTGCGACCCGCGCGGGGA
This DNA window, taken from Porphyrobacter sp. ULC335, encodes the following:
- a CDS encoding SPOR domain-containing protein; amino-acid sequence: MVAQPVVQALPSPEVQRLNRALVSLAKAPRDRDTLIEAGQAALGVEDLEAAIGFFGRAAEVDPGHPGVAMGLGSVYLRAGRAGEALLQFDRALAGGADEWAVQTDRALTLDLVGEGGAAQTAYLRALQLDPANDEARRRLAVSYAIAGNSARFEETLRPLLDKRDMAAHRARAFGLAILGESDRATAIVEQVMPRDLATRLVPYLGYMPRLTKPQQAAAANLGIFPRAADIGRDDPRLARFAAEERADSRLAPAGPPLGARPAPAPTPAPKTTVYAEPLPASTIGSAPAQARVATVMPVAVSTAPASSAPAPSQPQLRVADAFADLGAPLPDARVSGDAVDLSRITVKREAPPPPVVAKPAEKPKPKEPPKPVHPSRVWVQVATGRKIDALAFDWKRIAKEGGKSLSALKPHTARWGQTNRLVVGPVASRDKAEALVRDLKKQGLDVFLWLSDEGEAVQPLK
- a CDS encoding YbjN domain-containing protein, whose protein sequence is MRAQEMDYSAEDEAAPVDMLASLFAARGWPCDMVSDDEMTGEVQGSWANYQLRAIWRAEDGVLQFLCLPDIRVTEDKRAAAYELLCLVNEQMWLGHFDIWSNGDVLLYRHGALLGDHGRLSIDMAQALVESAIDECDRFYPAFQFVLWGDKSPRAALDAAMVDAAGEA
- a CDS encoding pyrroline-5-carboxylate reductase family protein, which produces MTSHLLIIGCGNMGGAMLAGWLAAGESPSRFSVLDPALPEAPEGVALYRSADDAAAAGHDAVLLGFKPQQLGALGPGLQGLTGAGVTVCSLLAGITLAQLGAAFPQAGAHVRVMPNLAARINKSPVILAEAGLDASGRDAVFALFDALGSAVWLDDEAQFDLVTALAGSGPGFVYRFIDALAGAAVDLGLDEATASSLALATVEGAAALAAASDVGPATLADRVASPGGMTREGLNVLDADAALRRLLAATLRATRDKGASLSKAG
- a CDS encoding Bax inhibitor-1/YccA family protein, producing the protein MADWNDSSRNAQRFGSVPRAGGDVAGRVNFDEGLRSHMLSIYNYMTSGILLTGIVALLAYNTGVAETIFTGGILRWIVALSPMAIVFAMSLGANRFSTGTLQLMFWGFATLMGLSLSSVFLVYTGGSIATTFFATSAAFAGLSLYGYTTKKSLSGMGSFLIMGVIGLIVAMVINLFLQSPAFHYAISFIGVLIFAGLTAYDTQRLKNEYEYLRGSEFAGKAVVLGALTLYLDFINMFQFLLSFLGNRE
- a CDS encoding TonB-dependent receptor plug domain-containing protein, translating into MRNLKLLCSVAGAALVWAVPVLGQDADTGGEQIIFADTRLPEPILVSASRDGSLSREDFTGSALVITAEQLENRQTRDIADILRDVPGVAVAGIAGQTQIRLRGSEANHVLVLVDGIEVSDPFAGEFDIGTLQAEPGARVEVLRGPQSALYGPDAIGGVVAYESASGRSRPGFAARIEGGTDNTINGALRYGASGDSWVAALSAVVVSTDGQPNARGGSRDIGRDSYTLAGKGSVELTETLALRAAARFIRTEGQTNDSNFDRTSPTFGFIIDSPGVTFTNEAVYALVGARAEVLDGRWTHDLSAQVAEVDRQTDSPFGLTSASEGDRVKASYVTAFKLADEHNLTFAADWERESFRNALAASGGFTGRRAIEQTGFVGEYRYSGDAFDLSAAIRHDINDRFRDATTFRVGAGYRITDTTRLRAAAGSGVKNPGFFELFGFVDGRFIGNEALRPEKSTGWEVGFDQDIGDAARVAVTYFDSELEGEIFTTFPAPTFIATPANRTTVSQQRGVEVSVGARLAEQWSLDAAYSYLDAEENGIEEVRRPEHIASAALTWTAPGDAASATLVVRHNGATPDVAFTDPSFRPVRVQLDDYTLVNLNARVKLTDSVSGFARVENLLDERYEQVFSFVSPGRSAVIGVEARF
- the cgtA gene encoding Obg family GTPase CgtA, translated to MHFLDQAKIYVKSGGGGPGAVSFRREMYVEYGGPDGGNGGNGGDIVFEAVAGLNTLIDFRYSQHFKAPRGQHGMGKDRTGASAKPLVIKVPVGTQILSEDKEEVLADFTQVGQRVTFLEGGLGGRGNASYKTSTNRAPRQHQDGIPGQEAWVWLRLKLLADVGLVGLPNAGKSTFINAVSNAQAKVGDYAFTTLVPKLGVVRHKGREFVLADIPGLIEGAAEGAGIGDRFLGHIERCRVLIHLIDITGTEDADPAEAMRIVEEELAAYGAGLEDKARLVVLNKLDLADAELVEVFSKELLEAGADEVFAVSGVTGAGIPELLDAVLGYLPDRTSTETKTVEVEHEEDASDWSPL
- the proB gene encoding glutamate 5-kinase, which produces MLTRLADITTARRIVVKIGSALLVGGGEARVAWLSSLAQDLAAIRREGPQVIVVSSGAIALGAARLGLAKGGRGSLADAQAAAAVGQIALADLWSRALGAEGITAAQMLLTLGDLEDRRRYLNASATLDRLLEAGVIPVINENDSVATEEIRFGDNDRLAARVAQAANADLVLLLSDVDGLYDRDPREDGAALIPVVDAVTPEVMAMASGASSSGLGSGGMISKLQAAQIATRAGIALGILNGTWESPIANAVEQDRGTLFLPVRADSARKAWLGGRLAPAGELRVDKGCAEALKGGASLLAAGVVGVSGQFRRGDLVSVLSIRGERLAQGLAEYDVAEMQLIAGKRAEDQAERLGYAPRSCVIHRDHLVLL